From Haloglomus litoreum, the proteins below share one genomic window:
- a CDS encoding ABC transporter ATP-binding protein, whose amino-acid sequence MSDVSTGTDVAVRARGLTKSFGDGSPVFEGVDLSFRRGETTLLMGPNGSGKTVLLSCLAGGLRPSRGSISVFGDPPADGRTELVFMLQDGLAVDELSGRENAAFYTALHPGATDRWQEVADSLELDALDRRVADYSGGMRRKLELALTLSVDVPLYLLDEPTAALDPTTVERFHAMLDDLADAGRTVVATSHSPRDIRAADRLVFFGSDGIVADGEPDALREATPPVVVVEGGTTDDLRPVLREGRLFDTDAGRRGFLAAQADPEAVAERPGVRAIEVPTAPDVFNYYIHLQP is encoded by the coding sequence GTGAGTGACGTGTCGACCGGGACGGACGTGGCGGTCCGGGCCCGTGGCCTCACCAAGTCGTTCGGTGACGGGTCCCCGGTGTTCGAGGGGGTCGACCTGTCGTTCCGCCGCGGCGAGACCACCCTCCTGATGGGGCCGAACGGGTCGGGGAAGACCGTCCTGCTGTCCTGTCTGGCGGGTGGACTGCGACCCTCCAGGGGGTCGATCTCGGTGTTCGGCGACCCGCCGGCCGACGGCCGGACCGAGCTCGTGTTCATGCTCCAGGACGGGCTCGCGGTCGACGAGCTCTCCGGTCGCGAGAACGCGGCGTTCTACACCGCGCTCCACCCGGGCGCGACCGACCGGTGGCAGGAGGTGGCCGACAGCCTCGAACTCGACGCGCTCGACCGCCGCGTGGCGGACTACTCCGGCGGCATGCGCCGGAAGCTCGAACTCGCGCTGACGCTCTCGGTCGACGTGCCGCTCTACCTGCTGGACGAGCCGACCGCCGCGCTCGACCCGACGACCGTCGAGCGGTTCCACGCGATGCTGGACGACCTGGCCGACGCCGGCCGGACCGTCGTCGCCACCAGTCACTCCCCGCGGGACATCCGGGCGGCCGACCGACTGGTCTTCTTCGGCTCGGACGGCATCGTCGCCGACGGCGAGCCGGACGCGCTCCGCGAGGCCACGCCCCCGGTGGTCGTCGTCGAGGGGGGGACGACCGACGACCTCCGACCGGTCCTCCGCGAGGGCCGACTGTTCGACACCGATGCCGGCCGTCGCGGGTTCCTCGCGGCCCAGGCCGACCCCGAGGCCGTCGCCGAACGGCCGGGCGTCCGCGCCATCGAGGTACCGACGGCCCCGGACGTGTTCAACTACTACATCCACCTCCAGCCGTGA
- a CDS encoding ArsR/SmtB family transcription factor, whose protein sequence is MSPAGDADEADVGQVAELLANACAREILVRTAGEALSGDELADRCDASRTTVYRQLERLEAAGLVVGAVQLDPDGHHFERYRASLDRVTIDLDTDGVHMTIDRTEPATDAVDRLEGLFDRLR, encoded by the coding sequence ATGAGTCCGGCGGGTGACGCGGACGAGGCCGATGTCGGACAGGTGGCCGAGCTACTGGCCAACGCCTGTGCCCGCGAGATACTCGTCCGCACCGCCGGCGAGGCGCTCTCGGGTGACGAACTCGCCGACCGGTGTGACGCCTCCCGGACCACCGTCTACCGTCAGCTCGAGCGGCTCGAAGCCGCCGGCCTCGTCGTCGGCGCCGTCCAGCTCGACCCGGACGGGCATCACTTCGAGCGCTACCGCGCCAGCCTCGACCGCGTCACCATCGACCTCGACACCGACGGGGTACACATGACGATCGATCGCACCGAGCCAGCAACCGACGCCGTCGACCGGCTCGAGGGGCTCTTCGACCGACTCCGATGA
- a CDS encoding ABC transporter permease codes for MSDGEASMIEGEHGAVSFRPVSETPTTGNGGVAWHRQSRAFAVRTLRELFRNRAALVWGLAAPAFFFLVFGVLLGDPGVQRGANAVVFGVFGAFSVSLVIFATALSADLKAKRYRKLRSLPVSPTADLLGRFAGGLALALVSFVLVLAVGVATDGTLALRSAVSVPVVLGALVLFCLLAMGAAVLVASVLDDGEYVVGVTNMLTLALFFLTGYNGLLPSMAPGPLGELVNVLPNSLATRLAVYHLVPVGSGAGTPLVPPALPTGVESALLLGGYAVAGVVLGSVVMRRRIYDGEGGE; via the coding sequence ATGAGTGACGGCGAAGCGAGCATGATCGAGGGCGAGCACGGGGCGGTGTCGTTCCGGCCGGTCAGCGAGACGCCCACCACCGGAAACGGGGGTGTCGCGTGGCACCGCCAGAGCCGCGCGTTCGCCGTCCGGACGCTCCGAGAACTGTTCCGCAACCGGGCGGCGCTGGTGTGGGGGCTTGCCGCGCCGGCCTTCTTCTTCCTCGTCTTCGGCGTGTTGCTCGGTGACCCGGGCGTCCAGCGAGGGGCGAACGCGGTCGTCTTCGGCGTGTTCGGTGCGTTCAGCGTCTCGCTGGTCATCTTCGCGACCGCGCTGAGCGCGGACCTGAAGGCCAAACGCTACCGGAAGCTCCGGTCGCTCCCGGTCTCGCCCACGGCGGACCTGCTGGGCCGATTCGCGGGCGGGCTGGCGCTCGCCCTCGTCTCGTTCGTACTCGTACTGGCGGTCGGCGTCGCGACCGACGGAACGCTCGCGCTCCGTTCGGCCGTCTCGGTGCCCGTCGTGCTCGGGGCGCTGGTACTGTTCTGCCTGCTCGCGATGGGGGCGGCCGTTCTCGTCGCCTCCGTCCTCGACGACGGCGAGTACGTCGTCGGCGTCACGAACATGCTCACGCTGGCGCTGTTCTTCCTCACCGGCTACAACGGCCTGCTCCCGTCGATGGCGCCGGGGCCGCTGGGCGAACTGGTGAACGTCCTCCCGAACTCGCTCGCCACGCGGCTGGCGGTGTACCACCTCGTCCCGGTCGGTTCGGGCGCGGGCACCCCGCTGGTCCCACCCGCGCTCCCGACCGGCGTGGAGTCGGCGCTCCTGCTGGGTGGCTACGCCGTCGCTGGCGTCGTGCTCGGGTCGGTCGTGATGCGTCGTCGCATCTACGACGGCGAGGGGGGTGAGTGA